Genomic segment of Panicum virgatum strain AP13 chromosome 9N, P.virgatum_v5, whole genome shotgun sequence:
TCCCCTCGCCTCGGGGCCCAAAGCACCCGCAAATATCTGTCGCCATCCCGTCTCTCTCGTCGAATTCGATAGCCATGGCGAGCCAAGGCGCGTCTTCCTCCGATCCGTGAGTACCCGCCCCGATCTGGCCGCCGCGCCCTGGGCTTCGATCTGTTGCTGTTGGTGCGGAAGAGGGTTTTGGGGGGGCTTTTTCgggcgattttttttttgacactctGGTGGGGTGTGGAGCAGGAAGGATAAGAAGGACTATTCTACGGCGATCCTCGAGAGGAAGAAGTCGCCGAACCGACTGGTGGTCGACGAGGCCACCAGTGATGACAACTCCGTCGTCGCACTGCACCCGGACACCATGGAGCGCCTCCAGCTCTTCCGCGGCGACACTGTCCTGCTCAAGGTACGGATGAGCCCTTTACCTCGTCGACTCTTATGTTTCGATTGTATTAAGGGGGCTTGGATTCTGGTGGTTCATCTGTTTAGATTACAAATCCCTGTGAAATTTCTACTTGTTAGTTTGTAAGCTTAGACAGATAAACTTACTGCTCGGTAGGTGAAATTGATAAATTTTAGCTGGTTGGGTTTCGAAATATCGACCTTGTGACGGTCTTCCTTCTAGTGTTGGTCGTTATGCCATCATCTCTGTTGCTAGAAATTAAAGGGTAGGGTTCCCTACCTGCAAGGCTCTGTAACCATGTGATAGTTACTGCAAAGACAATTGTTTGttatttttccttttgcttGTAACTATGAAACTTTTTGGACCTGTAATAAATTATTTTGATTCTGTTCACCATATTAACTGTGGTTGCTGCTGGAGGCATGTTTTTTAATGATGCTGAGGTCAATTGAAGGTTGCAAATAGATAGTTGATAACAGTGTGCataacatatccttgagttaaTTTTTTGGGAGCTGGGCATCACTAACTTAAAATTTCCCTTGCTTCATAATGTGGTGGTCGAGCTTTACCTGTTTCCAAATTCTGCATGTTGTTACttgcacaacaacaacaacaacaacaacaacatagccttttggaTAATGTTACTTGCACATTATGGATAATACTCTTAATTTCTCATATGCAAGCTCTTTTACCAGCagaattttattttgaatttgCCCTAGAAAATGTGGTCACTGCCACTTGATTTTTGTCTGGTAACATTCTGGTCTTCTGGATCACATCATGACAGGGTAAGAAGAGGAAGGACACTATCTGCATCGTGCTTGCAGATGACACTTGCGAGGAGCCAAAAATCAGGATGAACAAGGTTGTCAGGAAGAACTTGAGGGTACGACTTGGTGATGTGGTTTCTGTCCATCAATGCCCAGATGTCAAGTATGGGAAGCGTGTACACAtacttccatttgatgacacgaTTGAAGGCATTACTGGCAACTTATTTGATGCCTTCCTGAAACGTAAGATTTCTTTATGAGTGCTTTTAGCCTGTTGCACAGTTCTTTTGGACACACATTTCTTGTGGCAATTTGATCAATTTTGATAGATGAGTTTATGTTAGTTATTTTATAGCTATATGTAATTTGACAGATTTTGTGGTACTATAGACAAGTTCAGTTCTGCATTGCGTGGGTGTTGGTGTTAGTTTTTGTTATTTGGTTGCATGTTTGAACTAGCATCTTTTAATAGGCTAATTGGATTGTTCGTAAATGGCATGTAAAATACCTTGATATATGTGTGCCTGATTTCTATATGATAGAGAGAGACCACTGGGCATGTTGAAATTCTTTCGCAACTTTCTTGTCTGTTTTAATGTGTTATCTTTTTCTAACATTGCCTTTATCTTTGATCTTTCAGCATACTTCCTTGAAGCCTATCGTCCTTTGAGAAAAGGAGACCTTTTCCTTGTCAGGGGTGGTATGAGAAGTGTAGAATTCAAAGTTATAGAGACTGACCCTGCAGAGTATTGTATTGTTGCACCAGATACAGAGATATTCTGTGAAGGTGAGCCTATTAAGAGGGATGATGAGGAAAGACTCGATGAGGTTGGCTATGATGATGTTGGAGGAGTTAGGAAGCAAATGGCCCAAATCAGAGAACTGGTTGAACTTCCACTGCGTCATCCCCAGCTTTTCAAGTCCATTGGTGTGAAGCCACCAAAGGGCATATTGCTGTATGGGCCTCCTGGTTCTGGCAAGACCCTTATTGCTAGAGCTGTAGCAAATGAGACAGGTGCTTTCTTCTTTCTGATCAATGGACCGGAAATCATGTCTAAGCTAGCAGGAGAAAGCGAGAGCAATCTCAGAAAGGCTTTTGAAGAAGCTGAGAAGAATGCACCTTCCATCATTTTCATTGATGAGTTAGATTCCATAGCACCTAAGAGAGAGAAGACCCATGGAGAAGTTGAGAGGCGTATTGTTTCACAACTTTTGACTCTCATGGACGGCCTCAAGTCTCGCGCGCATGTCATTGTTATGGGGGCCACAAACCGTCCGAACAGTATCGATCCTGCTCTTAGAAGGTTTGGTAGGTTTGACCGTGAGATTGATATTGGTGTTCCGGATGAAGTTGGGCGCCTTGAGGTTCTTCGGATTCACACCAAAAACATGAAGCTTGCTGAAGATGTAAGTGACTTTCTCAGATATACTTATGTGGTGATTTGGTTTTCTGTATAATTTCTCCAGTTTTGAAACCAATCTCAATTGCACAACCATTCTGTTTCAGGTTGACCTGGAGCACATTGCCAAGGATACCCATGGTTACGTTGGTGCTGATCTTGCTGCCCTTTGTACTGAGGCTGCTCTTCAGTGCATTCGTGAGAAGATGGATATTATAGATCTTGAGGATGAAACAATAGATGCCGAGATACTCAACTCTATGGCTGTCTCAAATGATCATTTCAAGACTGCACTTGGGACAAGCAACCCGTCTGCTCTGCGTGAAACTGTGAGTATCTCCAGGAGTAACTTCGTTTCTTTGTTGTGATAAAAGTTTACTTGTTCCAGAGGCTAACATTGAACTTATTTGTTCAGGTTGTTGAAGTTCCAAATGTCTCTTGGGATGATATTGGTGGCCTGGAGAACGTCAAGAGGGAGCTTCAGGAGGTATTTTTGTCCCATACATTGGTTTGGCTATTAAATTGCTAAACCTTAGTTATCATTTTTAATAACTTCAAATTCTTGCAGACTGTTCAATATCCAGTGGAGCATCCAGAGAAATTCGAGAAGTTTGGAATGTCTCCTTCAAAGGGTGTTCTATTTTACGGCCCTCCTGGCTGTGGAAAGACTCTGTTGGCCAAGGCAATTGCTAATGAATGCCAGGCTAACTTCATCAGTGTGAAGGGACCTGAGCTGCTTACCATGTGGTTTGGTGAGAGTGAGGCCAATGTCCGTGAGATTTTTGACAAGGCTAGGCAGTCCGCCCCATGTGTTCTCTTCTTTGATGAGCTTGACTCCATTGCTACTCAGGTATTGTCTATTGGTTATGCTCTTGTGCATACATGGTTGGCTCCCTGTAACTTAGTTATGACTGATATTTTGCGTGTATTTCAGAGGGGAAGCAGCGTTGGTGATGCTGGAGGTGCTGCTGACAGAGTGTTGAACCAGCTGTTGACTGAGATGGATGGCATGAATGCCAAGAAGACTGTTTTCATCATTGGTGCCACCAACAGGCCAGACATCATTGACCCTGCTTTGCTCAGGCCAGGGCGTCTTGATCAGCTTATCTACATCCCCCTGCCCGATGACCAATCAAGGCTCCAGATCTTCAAAGCCTGCCTCAGGAAGTCGCCTGTGGCTAATGATGTTGACTTGAACGCTCTTGCCAAGTACACCCAAGGATTCAGCGGTGCAGATATCACTGAGATCTGCCAGCGTGCGTGCAAGTATGCCATCAGGGAGAACATTGAGATGGTAAAACCCCTTTTGCTCTTGCTCTTAAAGTATGCTAGAAGCAAGGTTATATGCCCGCTTGCTAACCGAAATATCTGATTTCAGGACATCGAGAGGGAGAGGCGTAGGAAGGACAACCCTGAGGCCATGGAGGAAGACGAGGTGGACGAAATTGCTGAGATCAAGGCTGTTCACTTCGAGGAGTCGATGAAGTATGCGCGCCGGAGCGTGAGCGACGCTGACATCCGCAAGTACCAAGCCTTCGCCCAGACGCTCCAGCAGTCTCGCGGGTTCGGCACCGAGTTCCGGTTCGCTGACcaaccggcggcagcggcaggccCTGCTGGTGCGGCCGACCCCTTCGCATCCGCGGCGGACGATGATGACTTATACAGTTAAATTAGCAGCTCTGCTGTTACGTAGCTTATATATACTTATGGTATGGTAGACTTATTGTATGCAAGGCCCGTGGAGAAgatgtttattttctttttaagtTATATATATTTTGCTACATACTTGAAGTTTTGTCATCTACATGCATGCTTTGCCTGGTGCTGTGGTGTGTTTGTCTTAACGGCAGCCTTGACAAGCTCGAATGTGGGGAGCATATAGAAACCCTCTCGATCCTGTTCGTCGAGAAATCTTAGCTTCGTGACAAaaatgaaaaagtttgaattactTCCTGAACGATAGCTAAAGTTGGGATAACCATCTCAACTAGAGAAATTGTTTATTTTACACCTTCAACTATATCATTTGATTCAAATTACCTTCtaatataatttatctttttcaTTTCTTGATACATAGGTGTagttttaagttaaaattttataagatgATAGTACACATCCGAGCACAATTTAGAAAAATACATTataatttttatcattattttgatagattagaatattttaataatataaattaatcattacaatacaaaattatatgaaaaacgatgaaaaaattagaataattttttttaatatgcatTATGACATCTACTACTAACATACAAAATTTGAAACTAAAATTCAATGTGTgtatggagaaaaaaaagacaaattgtataTGGGTTAAAATGTCTAAATTGTCAAGTTTACAAATTGAACTAAATTATAATTTAGGAGGTTATTTAGATTTTGTCTATACTTGAAGTGAgtaaattgatttttttttcttgtcaaAAAATGCACAAAGAATATTGTACTCGTTGGGCAGCTGGAAGCACAAACGGGCTTTTAGCATCATTCTCATCTTCTATCATCCAAATCATCACATGCCTGGCTTTCCGCCGTGGGGCACTCGGGAACGGACTCGACGAGATATATCTAGAAGTATCTTAAACAGTCACAGTTATTAGATCAATGGCCGAGATTAGATGGACCTTAACTTTTGTAACGTAGGACTAAATCGAACATGAATGACCAGACTGGTTGCTCAAAAAACGAATTTTATGTCAACGCATTTTTCTGATTACACTCATCTGTCAAAAATTCTGCACCCTCGTTAACCAAGGGAACGAGCACAAGAGGTCAACAAAACGACATTCTTGTCCTGCTTTGCCCTTTTGCCCAAGGCTCAACTTTCTCCTGacgctttctttttcttctttttccttctctcaTTCCCGTCAGGCCTATCTGACCGTTTCGACAGCTCCTGCCTGATCTCCATGAGTTTTGTTTTCGCATCACGGAAAGGTGCATCTGATCTCATTGCCAACAATTCCTAAAAGGTGGGTGTACGAGATGTATCAGCTAAACTTAAAGATAGCTACTAGCAAAAAATTGCACGCAGGACGAAGGGGCACCATACTTTTATATGATCCATTGCGGCAAGGTTGAAGCCTATAGTATCCTTGCATTCCTGAGGATAGAGGTATAATGATCATCTGATTGCTACAAAGTTGCCTGTAGATTGCTGCAAAGAGATCAAAACTTACCTTTACTCTTGAGTACAGAATATCCTTCAGCTCTGTCAACACGGATCTTGCAGCTGGTGTAGTAGTCAATTGGTTATGATGTGTCTGAAGGAGAACTAAGCAAACCCTACAGACAAGCTCAACCTGCAAAGGTTATAGCTGAAATTAGGAAAAATGGGGAAATCGGAATGTTTGTGACTTGTGACACAGTGAAGCCTATGAAACACAACTGATAAACATGAATTTTACAAAGCAAATAAAATTGTACTGTACATGAGCTATATAACATCCATATTTGCAGATAACTAACTGAAACTTCTGCAGATACAACCATCAAATGCTACAAAAACCCACACAATAGCATGTATGTTCTGTATTCAAAGAATAGAATTGTAGAAACAACCAATCAAACCTCACTAAGGACAGAAGGAATATGCAAAATAATGTGGTACAAACTGGGAAAATGGAGCTTCAAAAGACAAGAAAGAAACATTTTTGCAGACCCCACACTAATAACATAAACAGGAGATGT
This window contains:
- the LOC120691453 gene encoding cell division control protein 48 homolog D-like is translated as MASQGASSSDPKDKKDYSTAILERKKSPNRLVVDEATSDDNSVVALHPDTMERLQLFRGDTVLLKGKKRKDTICIVLADDTCEEPKIRMNKVVRKNLRVRLGDVVSVHQCPDVKYGKRVHILPFDDTIEGITGNLFDAFLKPYFLEAYRPLRKGDLFLVRGGMRSVEFKVIETDPAEYCIVAPDTEIFCEGEPIKRDDEERLDEVGYDDVGGVRKQMAQIRELVELPLRHPQLFKSIGVKPPKGILLYGPPGSGKTLIARAVANETGAFFFLINGPEIMSKLAGESESNLRKAFEEAEKNAPSIIFIDELDSIAPKREKTHGEVERRIVSQLLTLMDGLKSRAHVIVMGATNRPNSIDPALRRFGRFDREIDIGVPDEVGRLEVLRIHTKNMKLAEDVDLEHIAKDTHGYVGADLAALCTEAALQCIREKMDIIDLEDETIDAEILNSMAVSNDHFKTALGTSNPSALRETVVEVPNVSWDDIGGLENVKRELQETVQYPVEHPEKFEKFGMSPSKGVLFYGPPGCGKTLLAKAIANECQANFISVKGPELLTMWFGESEANVREIFDKARQSAPCVLFFDELDSIATQRGSSVGDAGGAADRVLNQLLTEMDGMNAKKTVFIIGATNRPDIIDPALLRPGRLDQLIYIPLPDDQSRLQIFKACLRKSPVANDVDLNALAKYTQGFSGADITEICQRACKYAIRENIEMDIERERRRKDNPEAMEEDEVDEIAEIKAVHFEESMKYARRSVSDADIRKYQAFAQTLQQSRGFGTEFRFADQPAAAAGPAGAADPFASAADDDDLYS